The segment GAGACTGAAAGGAGGCAATGTTTACTCTGACACCGAGGAAGCAGAACCATCCAAGACGCCGAAAACTCCTCACGAGCCGGGGGATTGATGCCAAGTCACCAATATACCAAATCCGGAGAGAGAAGAAACCTTAGAAAGGCAATGCGCTCTCAGCGCCAGACAAGGAGCAGATCTATAAAGAGGAACACCTAGATCTTACTCTGTCTGCAGCCCTTAAAGTCGACTCTCGCGTCAAAACCATCGCTCACAGGTCACGTCATCACTCCAGAGTACGACATGACACCGTCGAAGCTTAACTCGCCGGAAGGATCCCGCTGGCCCCAAACGACAAGCAAGGAGACAAGGACTGAAATGAAGGAGAggaaagcaaaagaaaaagaaaaatgggaaAGAGAGTCTCGCGATCGCTACACAACCAGCCGGAGCTAAAAAAACACTGAAACATGTCGTAGAGAAAGGTGAAATATGTTGGAACAAAAGGGGCACCCCAATAGTACTACAGAAAGTAAAccaagagacacaacaaaacaagcaaccactatgctttattagaatcttctttaaacaatctattacaagatctgcttaattcagcttttacacgtctagtgttaacaccctaacacacgctacTGAAAGATTCCTAAGCTACACCGCTTATATATCTCCttcgtcaagtacttcagccactgcttcagcacgactcagaacacttccaagagcttctctctctctctataaactcAGCCTATGTGTCTCTGTCTTCATACAGACGACTCCAtagctattttatattattctccacgttcctgaaacctagTTTCTAAGGCAACatgaatatggacatcttccataacaataagtgcaactttccttttcttagaatgcacttattccttttcctttaagtcataaacttgcttctcaagtttattcctctttccatatcttcaagatactctcttgctctccaagtctgttgactccagctcagcatctcgactccacatggtcttcatcaCTCAACAAGACGTctccttcagcaactacgtcagcgactacttcagggttgacattttacatcaacaatctcccccttttagctttgtgtgccaatCAAGCACAATACCgttctggttcaacaaccatgTTTCCCACCTGGAAGCTTCCATGCTAAttgtgcttttctcccccacggaatgtgcaccacaccatgcttttctcccccatgagataaGCACAATCTACATCAGGACGTCATCCACCATActcttctcccccacgagatatgcactccttgtaccagaacgtcaccattctccccctgcttgattgcatactaagctaaaacacaGATGCTTAAATGTCAAGCCTTATAGAcaaactccccctgagtctatGCTTCAATCTTgtccacttctcggaagtacttcaccaagtacgtcagcaccTAACGCACACCAGTGACACCAAGAGCACGTTATCTTCAACGCACCACACGCTCACCACGAGCTCcacacgatggctaactccaccacACAGAACGTCAACTCCAATGCCATAAAACTAAGTTCACATCGGACTCCATTATGAACTACTTCAAacactgcttcgacaccaagcagTAACACACACTAAGGAAACCTCTCTCTTTATTCTAAGAGGTTTATCTTTCTCATAAGGCacatatcttctttccttttccaaGCTCAGGCAATCAACACACGTACTCTAATATAACTCCAGCTTCATGTAACATGTTACgtactacctcctgtagtactCCGCGAACTAATACTTatctccccctttttgactATGTATGTGAACTCATCACCTCTAGATAGAAAACCACGTCTTCATTCTCCccctatgagtcacatcatggtcaaaaactaatatgaagATTTATATCCTCCAAAGTAAGGAGGAAATCTCATTCCACCCTCTCCATAGTGATCAAATCTCCTAGACCACTTATTCCTGAGCCCAAATCCTCCATGATTAGCCCTTTGAACAGACTTGAAACTCTCACGTCGAATATGTCCTTGAACTCCACAAGAATAACATATATGACCATGTCTCCTCATACCATAAGCTTTCACCGTTTGATTCTTCTCCCTCAATAACTTGTAACACCTAGGCCTAATGTGCCCAATAACACCACAATGATGACAAACAGGCCGAAACTTCCGTTGAGTTGCACTCTTCAATCTAGAAACTCTCTTTGGAGCAGTCACCGTAGCAGTTGCCGTAGCAGTACGTGTAGCAGTCGTGTTCTTCACATCAGTTACAGTCTTCATTGTAGTTTTTCCATTGGATGTCTTCTTTGTAGACACTTTAACCCCCGGTCTTGTAGCAGACGTAGCTAAAACCCTAGTTTTTCCTGATGATACAAAAATACCTTTAGCTGTAGAACTTTCTCCTTGATATCCAAGGCCACATCGATCACTTTTCCCAATATTGAGAAGATGATCTAGCTGCTTCGTCCCACCATTCAGCATCCTCAAACCCTTCTGAGTCTCTGCAAGTTGAGCACTAATCTgtcgtgcttcttcttctttctctgaagCATACTTAAGTGCTTCAGCAACTTGAGCTTCTAGCTTGACCTTCTCCTTTGTCAACTCTGAATTCGCCTCAACCTGTTTGAGCCAATTCTCATACAGTTTTCCAGAATTCTCAGCAAGATCaaaatcttcatcatcatcatcacttccaCATGAAGCCCCTGTCACAGATGCTGATGCAGATCCCGCCGCAGATTTCGTCTTAGAACCATACTCAAAAGTTGTAAACGCCACCAAGTTCTTCAACTCTTCACTATCATCTGAATCAATATCAGATTCATTCTTGACGTCACTGTTATTCTTTTGCTTCAGTAAATTGTCACATTTCTTCTGAGCATTACCAAATTCATTACCCTCAAAGCTTTTGAATCTTAGTCTCTTGAAAGTTGGACACTCCCTTTTGAAGTGCCCATATCCTCTGCATTTGTAACATTGCACCTCTGTGTTGACACATTGCTCGCCAGCTTCATGTCTTCGCTTTCTCAAACCAACTTTCTCATGTCCTTGCCACTTTATCATTTCCTGTAGTACATGGTGAAGCACGCGAATCATCTTGATCACCTCATCTTCATTATCTGATTTTTGACTTGTTGTTTCATCACCTGCCAAATTCACTTCAGTATGATTCCCCACGTCATCAAGCTCCATCTCATGAGCTTTTAACATCCCTACAACTTCATGAAAGCTGAATTTATCTATGTCAAGAGATACAAACATTGCTGCCTTATAAGCTGTGAATCTTTCTGGTAGACACCTTAAAAACTTCTTCACTAGTTTCTTGTCCTTGTATTCCATGCCCATAACACGAGCCTCTTGTGCTAACCCACTGAGTTGAGAACTAAAATCTGATACAGATTCATGTtctttcatcttcaagttctcaaattttgatttgagaaaATCCATCTTTAAGCTCTTAACCTTCTCAGTTCCTTCAAAGTGTAATTGCAGAATATCCCACGCCTATTTTGCATTCTTGCATCCTTGAATAAGATCTAGCTGCTTCTTTGTGACTGAtgtaaaaataccaaataaagcttttgcaTTGTGCCTTGACATATCCTTCTCACGCTTTGTCCATTTAGCCAATGGTTTGTTGACCACAACACCATCTTTATCTACTGTCTTGGGAACTTCATAGCCATCTTCCACTGATGCCCAAACATCCATATCAATACTTTGTAAGCTTGCCTTCATCTTTGCTTTCCAATGCCCATATTGTTCTGGATCTAGCATAAACTCAACCACCATGCTTTCTGCTGTACTTTATCTTCCCTTCTTTCCTCTTGCCTTCGGGATCctcaccagtaacttaggtgacccgctctgataccacttgttggaaCAAAAGGGGCACCCCAATAGTACTACAGAAAGTAAAccaagagacacaacaaaacaagcaaccactatgctttattagaatcttctttaaacaatctattacaagatctgcttaattcagcttttacacgtctagtgttaacaccctaacacacgctacTGAAAGATTCCTAAGCTACATCGCTTATATATCTCCttcgtcaagtacttcagccactgcttcagcacgactcagaacacttccaagagcttctctctctctctataaactcagcctctgtgtctctgtcttcatacagacgactccatagctattttatattattctccacgttcctgaaacctagTTTCTAAGGCAACatgaatatggacatcttccataacaataagtgcaactttccttttcttagaATGCACTTATTCTttttcctttaagtcataaacttgcttctcaagtttattcctctttccaTATCTTCGAgatactctcttgctctccaagtctgttgactccagctcagcatctcgactccacacgGTCTTCATCACTCAACAAGACGTctccttcagcaactacgtcagcgactacttcagggttgacattttacatcaacaaaatattagtttttcaaAGTGAGCAAAATTACTCAAACATGCATACTTAACAATCgaaatatttagtttttcatgtcactttactttttcttaaatatgttattttaataaaatgtatGTATCACCTATATCGTTAACTAGCAAAAAAACAGGATTGAGTTAGCACCTCAATAGAATAACTGCGTCATTGCAAAAACTACAGTGGCTTTTTGAAATTGAAACCATAGCTTTTTAGATGCTAAGAACATCATGACTCATCACCACCTTCTGTCTAATAATTGGAATCAAACATGGAAAGAACACCAATTcggatttgatttttaaacatATACAGCTTGagtcaaataaaaaaacattaaaccataattgatttgtttgaaaaaaataataatatatattggaTTTAATTCATGCTTTAAAACACACAGACAtatcttttaaaagtttagtttaagaaaaaaattccatttttgtttatatatgcagatcaattttttttttgttatatttacatttatttttatttgaggtaaaaaatttggatttttaaaatatagtaaaattattttgatgaatttTTATAACATATTATAGTATTCACTTGTCAAAAATTAATCCGACTGTTATTGAATAAAATAACACTAGGTGATTTATCCACACTCATGCTCAAGAATGAATATTTACTAAATcgtattatataatatttactaaTGGAGGATTTCATGAATAATCAAAATAACACTGCTGGAATGAATATTTACTAATGGAGGAAATATCAAGTAACATTTCCAAGGTTTGAGGAAATTTATATGAACATGAATTCTTCCTTGGTCGACGTCTTTAGTCTCCACCACTCCAAGTTCGGAGCCAATCGCATGGAGTGTTTGTTCTGTCGAGTAAAGAAGTGGGATACCGTGAATTCTTATCTAGAAAGTTATGTCTGCATGAAACTCATCGGAGACTATAGGTTCCCACCTTTATAATAGGAGCATCCATCTCTTGAAGTGGAAAGGAGACATGTTGAGGATAGATTGCTGAGATCTCTTTCCGACTCAAAACGAAACTGAAAAAGGTGGAGACCTAGATCCCCTCCTGTAAAATGATCAACAACTGAACAATTTTATAAGAAGAAATCCACCAGAGCTCAAGGTTTTTGAATATAAAGGCTGATGATGCGTCCTATAAAGGTAAACTTGTTTTCCTCGATAAGTGAGTTGTTCAACGCCGGAATAAGAACCGGAGCGCGGCGAGCTTGTTGTTTGGATTAGCTACCCACTTCTCTTTTTAGATCTAGTAAATCTATGTGCCATTCTTGAATAGTTTAAGAAGCAAAAAGAGGAGCAGCTTTGAGAAGTTAAAGCCCTTGACCACTCACCATAGCAAAGTATAAAAGGGAAGAAGAACACTACATACAATAGTAAATACTTGGAAACGTTAGAGATACTCTTTCCGAGAAAACTAACAGCACGATACAGAGATCGCTAGATATAGAGATACACCAGTGGTAAAGACCTCAGAAATGATCGTTTCAAGTGGAGTTTCAAGATGCAGGCGCATCAGAACCGGACATGGCTTTCATAGCAGTGAGATCTGGTGGAGAGGAGGTGGAGGAATGGTCCCACCGATCCCACCGATCTGGGACGGAGGAAGAACTCAGAAGGTAAAAAGCATGTTTTTAACTGTCGAGTAGATAAACCCACGAAGGTAAGAATTCAAAAGAGTGTTACAAAAGTTTTGTGGTTCGTTACCAAAAGGGGTTAAAACCGGGTTGTAAAGCAAAACCATGGCTAGCAAATCACTAGGTAAACACCACACTCGAATTTTGTCTAGGAGAGAAATTGTTACATTGtcaaaactaattaaattaaagttaatattaataatctactttaaaagttaactagAGATTGATATGCACACCTGTGCGGGtgttaatttttatctttttataaattaatattttgtttttatgattagtgctatatattttatgtggcatcacataattaattttgtaaaatatttttagatttgtttGCATCCGAATCGAATCCGAATCAAATCGAGTGATATGATTATTTTtggttatatggttatttttagTTTGAGTTTAAATATCCGAACTGAATCTGTTAATAAGGTTATTTTTgatacaaatatccgaaccagGTTCAGATACATtagttttggatatttttaggtttctaTACCTCTAAATTGAATCCATCCGGACTTGGGAGGACATACTCGAAACTCATCCGTAATTTTATATTACCCGAATTGAGCTtaatttcaaaatccaaaaaaactgATACCTGAATggctgaatatatatatatatatatatatatattatatatatatatatatatatatatatgtatatgaatgCTATGCATAACTGATTAtgtaaggaaaataaaaaataaataaaagattctTTGTTAATCGTTTTGAATTCTTGTCACATGGAGCAATTTCAATCAATCATGCCGAATTATCTTTTTGTGGATCAAAAATCCTGTTTAATAAATTAGTTTGTATACTATTTAAAATCTGGTACTATAGATTTTATACActtcaatatttatcatattgaaTTTACGTTGGGCTAttacttattaaaaatatatgtaaaatagtatatttatatattttataaatgattctttttatgtgacttttaattttagttattaccaataaataatgaaaatataactatttatatttaaaacaatattttattctaaatttattaaatggaTACCTAAATCAATTGGCTTTGTcatgtttattaattagttataaattaattcgaaaatcaatttaaatatgtattatagttgtaatttgataaaaagataataaatgataaaagataggattatatatttttaagtggatttaaattgtaattaaatagttgttttaatttaaaattgatttaggaattaatttgataatttggaaaagacaaaaaaatccATAAATATAGCTTCATTTAATACATCAGTGGTATGAGAGTGTAAATATAATGGAAAACTAAGgattaatctaattttgtactccccttttaatagattagatttattggaattaaatatatcttatactataaaatttatagttagTTAGATATGCtacttataattattataaatttattacatttaaattttgtttttatttaaaatttaactattatttttatgttaaaatatttgaatcaaataaatttatgtattttaccatcttttaaaatatgtttttttcaaaattgttaTTATATCTAGTTcttaataatatagaaataaatgtaattttaaaccaattatttatatttgttttgtttaaaaatattaattattaattctgTATTTTCCTGGAGTATAAAtcaaacttattttaaaatatagctATTAATTTTAATGATCATACTGTTAATATAAGTTTATTTATTGGTAGTGACaataatagtaatattttttgttttactgtttttaaaagaaattttttttataataacttATTTTAGTTTGGAAAACAATAACTAAAATCTAATGTCACCATTCaagatttttgaaaaactaaaatctataacaaaagcaaaaccaaaaacaaaaaaaaaacagaaaacaaaaccaaaatccaTACAGACAATCATCACCTTGATAAATCCACGCGTTATACTAATACAACTAAGGGCATGACTgattttcccgctaccacccgcaaacgtaGCTTTTGCAGTTAGTAGTGGTTGACAACGTTTCAAAACAGTCATATGAACCGCTATAAATCACTTTAAACCGCTCTGAAAcctcttaaaattaaaaattggtttcatctagcgtttgcggttgcaaGCAGTTGCGGgtagataaaaaatataaatttattttttctaaatattttataattaaaagttaaaaattaaaaaaatggaaatataataaataaaaatatatacacattttatatattaatttaaattcacaaacagtatcataatttgttttataaaaactttaaattagctattcattagaatttttagaaaattgctatacatacatatataaagatatacacatatataaaacgaaacaaaatattcttttaaaagtttcaataaaaaatttcaaaaatatattaaaattataactttaactaattaaaaattaaataaataaaataatattattattaatcatattatattaatagttattatatttcatcacaatagtatgtttttatatttttataatgttataatatgtttatattggtaatttattattaaaccgctgtaatatctcataattaatcagtcaaaaatattttgtaaatgcAATAATTTTCAAACGTTATATCAATCATACAAAACGCTATATAACGGTTGAAACCGCAACCACAACCGCTGCGTTTGAACCAGTGGCCGTaagcttttaaaaaatttggtaaCAAAAGCTGATCATAAACGTTTAGGTACTTGCTAATTTGagtatttgattaataaaacataataagaaaaaaaaatcgttagCCGATCAAAGAGGAGAgccaaatataactaaaaaatatagaTCTAACCACCAAGCGGAAATAATGGACAAGATCAGACCTGAAAACGAGGTTAAAACCCCAATTCCAAAGTAACAGAATTAACGAccacaaaataattaaaaaagccAAACCGCACTCTCCATCTGTCCAACCCTTTTTGTATCCTCAACAAAACCAATCTCTCATTTGTTCTTCTGCACAATCTCTATCACTTTATATTTCTCCCTCTCCTTACATAAGGAAAGGTCGTAGAAGAAACCAAAAACTAACGAAAAGGGGTTTTAATATAACTCATctgtaaaaaaacaaatatatatacaaaatggGTGGTGTCAAGTTGTTAATCATCTTTGGTCTCTTGATCTTAGCTATGGTAGCTACAACCGTCAATGCGACGTACCCTTTGACTAAATCTTGCTTCAACGGGCAAGGTTGTATCGGAGATGATGATGAACTAGAATCTCTAATGGATTCAGAGGCAAACCGACGTCAACTCGCTAGAGGACGTCGTTACATTGGCTACGATGCTCTTAAAAAGAATAATGTGCCTTGCAATAGACGTGGCCGGTCTTACTACGATTGCAAGAAGAGGAGAAGGAATAATCCTTATAGGCGTGGATGCAGTGCGATCACGCATTGCTATAGATACGCTAAGTGATAACAAAATGATAGAGAAGAGGACTGGATTCAACACCGTTCAATCTTCATTCTTGATCGTTAATGATTTTTCTTCCGTAACGTACCCTATGATTCTAactttacaattatttttgttgtatttactttctttatataatcataTCATCATGATGCATATATAAGCTTTTGATTCTTCGATATATCGGCTATTTTCTTTCGTTGTTGTCCTTTTCGTTTCGTTCATATATTAAGTTCCGTTTGTCTATATATTACATCATGATGTTTTAGTATATCAAAATTAAACATTTGTTTTTCAACGAGGTCCAAACTGGAACTCTTTTTGATATGGATAATTTATAGATCTAACTCGGCCGGACTCGTAGATGGAGAACTTATTTCTTATGTTATCAAGAACATGTGGTAGAAAAtgttaagcaaaaaaaatgaCAACTTTGAATTGATGAGAAATAACAGGAGAGTTTATGCCTAAAGTTCCTTACAGAGAGTAAATTTTTTGGATCAATCAACATTAAGGTttgaaattgtaaaaaaaaaaaggtttgaaaTTGTTAAATCAAAACTTAccatacactacaagaaaacacaaaattaaCGAGGGCTGAATTCGAagtaaattcctcgtaaaataGGTTTTACGAGGAATTAGCGAGAAAACATGTTTCTTCGATATTTGTTCATCGTAACACATATTTCCTTGCCAATTCGCCGTAAACTAGTAAAGAGtacatttcgtcgtaaagacgaAATAAAGTATTTCATCGTAAAGACAAAGTAgaacatttcgtcgtaaagacgaAGTAAAGTATTTCGTCGTAAAAACCAGGTAACCTATCCTCGTAAACTACACGTAAAGTATTCCACGTAAAATCCTCGTTAAGTGACGTAAATATTTTCCTCATTATTTCCACGTAAATAACCCACGTAATGTAGTCGTAAATTAGCTACGAATTTACTTTGAATTTATAATACAACcaacgaaaaaaaaacaaaggcaCGTTTATCGCCCAGTAGAATTCCTCACTCCTCCTCTCTACATCCGCCTCGTCATGTGTGCCGGATGACTAGCCTTGAATGGGATGTTGTTGTCGCATGTTCTTCAACAAGGACTCCCATTCCGGATTTTTGGCAGCTACAACGTCCAAGAAGCCCTCTACTCCACCCATACAAGCTCGCGTCGAGTCCAACTCGTTACGCAGCTGAGTGACTTCATCCTCCCATCTCTGaccataagacgatgtcgctctcAGGAAATCGTTGACAGAACCAATctccaacgtacgtccctttttcttagggacaacgttaaaaaaaaaaaaaaatattgttagtaaaaaattaaatttgaattaaatgaataataaaaaaaaattaaaatttttaaaaaattacctcctcgtaaatcctATCTACTTCAAGTATGGATAAGGTGACGGGTAATCCGTTGGTGAACTGTTCAGTCAGCTGGGTCTTGCGGTTTTCAATCCGAGCAACCAAGTCGTTGAAGATTTGCTCGGACTTAGCATCTACAAATTGGCCTGCCTTGTTTTTGTGGGTCCTCTCGTAAAGTTGCAAAAGAGACGGGAGTGGCctaaaaaacatttaagaaagttagaaaatatatatattaaaataataattaaattaattatttaattaccATTTTCAAACGAATACCGACATGGAGTTTTTGACCCGTAGAGTGAAGCATCGGCCCGTTGCCGTGCTCATCTACCATCAGACGGGAGGCAGAGCAAGCCTGGGCGACTCTAATGGAGTCAGGATCCCACCAATAATGGATGAGGCCATCACACACGTCCTTGTTGTGCTCAGGGGGTTTGCCATGCTCATATCCCTTCACGATCCAGTCGCCCTTCCAGTTGGAGACCGTGTCCAacaagcgaacttgcgccttCGCGTTGAACGCTTTCCTCACCCTCTCATTGACCCCGATggacaaatgatattttttctgtaacagaaaaaaaaattaagaattagttttaaaaattaaaaaatctaaatcatgaaaaattaaagtatatataattaattaatagtaacTTACAGCGTAAACTTTGAACCATGTCTTTCTGACGTGGATCAGCGTCTTTCTCCAGTTCGGATGTGgcatggagaagtaacctttGATCGTCTCGGTTACGTCCCCAGCAAGGCATCCATCAACTCCAAACctgaaaaacaaatttaaagtataaattatttattaatgttataaaagaattttaaaagattttttttttaaaataatgtaacGTACCACAAAGTTCCGTCCAGTCGGTCGGGGTCTATGACTGGTAAACCTTCTCTGTCTAACTGAGCGAGAAGGTCCACGACAGTGTACTGCGAGTAAGGATCACTCGGCGGCACCATCAAACCGGGATGAATCTTGGCTGGCGGCATcagaggagccatcggaggaggcacaAGAGGAGGCACCTATGGGACATGATCAGGAGGAGCCGATGGTGCAATGAACCGAGGAACCGATGGTGTACCAGAAGGAGGCGACCGAGAGACTCTCTGAGAAGACTGAGTCTCGGGGACAGTTTCCAGACCCAAAGAACCGGGAGCTGAAGAAGACGGGTCTAAAcgactaccaggctcaccg is part of the Raphanus sativus cultivar WK10039 chromosome 5, ASM80110v3, whole genome shotgun sequence genome and harbors:
- the LOC108860498 gene encoding protein RALF-like 4, with amino-acid sequence MGGVKLLIIFGLLILAMVATTVNATYPLTKSCFNGQGCIGDDDELESLMDSEANRRQLARGRRYIGYDALKKNNVPCNRRGRSYYDCKKRRRNNPYRRGCSAITHCYRYAK